One Mya arenaria isolate MELC-2E11 chromosome 7, ASM2691426v1 genomic window carries:
- the LOC128240341 gene encoding uncharacterized protein LOC128240341, whose product MSQQIRAAQLLRKAANLLQSPVTTVSSTVPPSTGTTSTSSTPAVQAIRSLFGPYNRRSYGRRGGRVGQPEKDNRCHIGHISLLSFPDANRKRYQTGKKNMGCTPCDLARSV is encoded by the exons ATGAGTCAACAAATCCGAGCTGCCCAACTGCTGCGAAAGGCAGCAAATTTGCTGCAATCACCGGTAACTACTGTGTCAAGCACAGTACCGCCATCTACTGGTACAACTTCAACCAGCTCTACACCAGCTGTCCAAGCTATAAGATCGTTATTTGGACCATATAACAGACGGAGCTATGGACGTCGAGGGGGGCGAGTTGGACAGCCAGAAAAAGACAACCGGTGTCATATTGGACACATAAGTTTGCTGTCATTCCCAGATGCAAACAG gaaaCGGTACCAAACAGGGAAGAAAAACATGGGCTGTACTCCATGTGATTTGGCGAGAAGCGTCTAA